A portion of the Drosophila sechellia strain sech25 chromosome 2R, ASM438219v1, whole genome shotgun sequence genome contains these proteins:
- the LOC6609878 gene encoding uncharacterized protein LOC6609878 translates to MAATDGQIILAASRFGDATPVYLRDFSKQPLPAVAKILKGQHQALGVPTLSAPSLQSTALFLSAGKKYQILAQPIKIKEGRKPTNVGAKVLIPETYGGYFELLSEDGRSTRCIDSVLELSRRRNARVLVRETFRCQQMNRTIHAGELLTTMNDNGKYLQCRNIKDEIINLPLDTKAKFSPIAREDSISGVHTVKNLLLKRMPVIVRLVHGSAPKGLKQPFVPELRLLGCVEIDRIFALPLQKDTDLVPVPLNAKIKLQRAKNMEQLEHFIEYSRFLDKAQRLLADARDRLQIVDLKLSEKEKKDSKFNSRNGGRLPVVMLPSAAGMASGLAESGYVLRKSASCDSWSKQQQQALSSSEIAEEYNEIDHIYDYVRGLTPLSKGLARFEPICESPTLRSHHTDSGSGNYCSLIRAPVHQQATTSGNNNYSSLESNKHSSSGGGHHPGSHHHHHHHVVNHYHHGHIQEDIKPVPPPIETIPGKKPAEKRQRPTLPKLYIKNAHSAGSSSNGNSTGTTHSTSHSHSHSHSHVHSHSHGQSQSQQQPPTPNGNTANAVANAAASAVAAAHHGSHGSHGSHPHPHPHASVHPHPHPHHGKVLTPNNHLPSKEALEPQSPLFHIRYKSLSSLQLTPDNNNCSTVTPPTISAHGKSSGAGGGSGSGATASGTPATPGTPPDVVLKCGSILNVHGYLSSPHPLPLPLPHSRSSSSNNHHNPREGTLDSSRSGGRTSGDSNKLPEKKTRRLSRPRSLSNLVWDLRPSKEKSKKKLYIHHFDQRQQATLYL, encoded by the exons TCCAAGCAGCCGCTGCCGGCGGTGGCCAAGATCCTCAAGGGCCAACACCAGGCGCTGGGTGTGCCCACCCTGTCGGCCCCATCCCTGCAGAGCACCGCCCTGTTCCTGAGCGCCGGCAAGAAGTACCAGATCCTGGCCCAGCCCATCAAGATCAAGGAGGGTCGCAAGCCCACCAATGTGGGAGCCAAGGTGCTCATCCCGGAGACCTACGGCGGCTACTTCGAGCTCCTCAGCGAGGATGGTCGCTCCACGCGATGCATTGACTCCGTGCTGGAGCTTTCACGACGGCGGAACGCCCGCGTCCTGGTGCGGGAGACCTTTCGATGCCAGCAGATGAACCGGACCATTCACGCCGGCGAACTGCTGACCACCATGAACGACAACGggaagtacctgcagtgcagGAACATCAAGGACGAGATCATCAATCTGCCACTCGATACCAAAGCCAAGTTCTCGCCGATCGCCAGGGAGGACAGCATCAGCGGTGTCCACACCGTCAAGAATCTGCTGCTCAAGCGGATGCCAGTCATCGTGAG ACTCGTTCACGGCAGTGCGCCCAAGGGTCTGAAACAGCCATTTGTGCCCGAACTGCGACTGCTGGGTTGCGTGGAGATCGACAGGATATTCGCGTTGCCACTGCAGAAGGACACGGATCTGGTGCCGGTGCCGCTGAACGCCAAGATCAAGCTGCAGCGAGCCAAGAACATGGAGCAGCTGGAGCACTTCATTGAGTACTCACGATTCCTGGACAAGGCGCAGCGATTGCTGGCCGATGCACGCGATCGCCTGCAGATCGTCGATCTCAAGCTGAGCGAGAAGGAGAAGAAGGACTCCAAGTTCAATAGTCGCAATGGGGGCAGGTTGCCGGTGGTCATGCTGCCATCTGCAGCGGGAATGGCCAGTGGACTGGCGGAAAGTGGGTATGTGCTGCGCAAGAGTGCCAGTTGTGATTCGTGGTcgaagcaacagcagcaggcacTGAGCAGCAGCGAGATTGCGGAGGAGTACAACGAGATCGATCATATATATGATTATGTGAGGGGCCTGACGCCGCTCTCGAAGGGATTGGCCCGCTTCGAGCCCATCTGCGAGTCACCCACTCTGCGGTCCCATCACACGGACAGCGGCAGTGGCAACTACTGCAGCTTGATCAGGGCTCCGGTTCACCAGCAGGCCACCACCtccggcaacaacaactacagcaGCTTGGAGTCGAACAAGCACAGCAGTAGCGGTGGTGGCCATCATCCCGGTagccaccatcaccaccaccatcacgtGGTTAATCACTACCATCATGGCCATATTCAGGAGGACATCAAGCCGGTGCCGCCGCCCATCGAAACGATTCCGGGCAAGAAGCCGGCGGAGAAGCGCCAGCGTCCCACTCTACCAAAGCTTTACATCAAGAATGCCCACAGTGCTGGGAGCAGCAGCAATGGCAACTCCACGGGCACCACCCACAGCACCAGTCACAGTCACAGCCATAGTCACAGTCACGTCCACAGTCACAGTCACGGGCAGTcacagtcgcagcagcagccgccgaCTCCCAATGGGAATACGGCCAATGCGGTGGCCAATGCGGCTGCCTCAGCGGTCGCAGCTGCTCATCACGGTTCCCACGGATCGCACGGATCGCATCCGCATCCCCATCCGCATGCCAGTGTGCAcccacatccgcatcctcaTCACGGCAAGGTGCTGACACCCAACAATCATCTGCCGAGCAAGGAGGCCCTCGAGCCGCAGTCGCCTCTGTTTCACATCAG GTACAAGAGTCTCAGCAGTCTGCAGCTGACGCCGGACAACAATAATTGCTCCACCGTGACGCCGCCGACGATCTCAGCCCACGGCAAGTCATCAGGAGCAGGCGgtggatcgggatcgggagcAACTGCGTCGGGCACACCGGCCACGCCGGGCACTCCGCCGGATGTGGTGCTCAAGTGCGGCAGCATACTGAACGTGCATGGTTACCTGTCCAGTCCGCATCCTCTGCCACTGCCGCTGCCACACAGCCGGAGCTCCAGCAGCAATAACCATCACAATCCGAGGGAGGGTACGCTGGACTCATCCCGCAGCGGAGGCCGGACATCGGGCGACTCGAACAAGCTGCCCGAGAAGAAGACACGCCGCCTGTCCCGGCCGAGAAGTCTGTCCAACCTGGTCTGGGATCTGCGGCCCTCGAAGGAGAAGTCGAAGAAGAAGCTCTACATCCATCACTTCGATCAGCGGCAGCAGGCGACGCTTTATCTGTAG